CCACCAATCGTCAGTCGTACTGCGTTGAGTTTGTACTCACGCGTATAGCTCTTTCGCGGTCTCTTCTCCAGACTCATTCATTACCTCCGGTCTCATGCTACACCCACTTACCTTGGTGTCCATGCTACCGGGGGCACTCCAACTCACCAGGCAAGTGACTCGGTAAGTCACTCGGTAAGTGACTGGGGGAATCACTGGGGGAGTGACTGGGGGAGTGACGCACCGAGTGCTGGCGTGAGCCATGCGGTGCACAAGTTATCGTCTTAAACATCAATAAGTTAGGCTTGCTAGTGACGGTGCTTGATGAGATTAGCTGTCTCAGGCATTATGGGGTGGCTACCAACGTGAAGCGGATGGATGAACCGCGCGACTGCCCTGAAGGAGAGAGCGGTTCATCGGGAGGCAAAGCACAATCTGAAACGATTCGGGGAGACGCTTGGCGACCTGCGCGAAGACCTGGCCGTGCGCCAGGAAGCAACCATTCCCCGGGTGTGCGCCATGGAGACCAGGGTCAAAGAGGTCATCAACTCCTGCGGCGTCTCGACCTCGCAGTACGTCGCCCGCGCTGGGAACACATCCGCGACGCGTGCCTCGCGTCGCCCCGTGGACGTGTCCCCGACCCAGAAAGATCAACAAGGACGTCTTCGACACCGCTGCACCATCCCACTGGCCGCCAGCCACGACCGTAGAACCGGCGACCGCCCGCGTGGTAGCGAGCGGTCACTAGAAGAGGAGCTGTTTGTCCTATTCGGTCAGGACTATCTTCTTGCTGAACCGTTTGTCCTCAGCCGTCATGGTGCAGAAATAGACGCCGCAGGCACAAGTGCGTCCCTTGGCGTCCTGCCGGTTCCAGACGATGCTGTAGTATCCCGGCTTCTTCTCGCCGCTGGCCAGCGTGTTCACCAGCTTTCCGGAGATGTCGTAGAGCTTCACGCTGACTCGAGTCGCTCGGGGCAAGGCGTAGGCAACACGGAGCCGGTTCCTGGCCGGATTCGGGAACGGTTGAGCAAGACTCAGGACCTTGGGCAGGTTGATCTTGCCCGCCGACTGCTGCCCGCCGGGCGCGCTGTCGTCGCTCAGGATGCGCAGCTTGTAGACCTTGTTCGGTTGCGGCGCGATTGAGAACAGGCTGTGTTTGTTCTCGCTCAGCACCAGTCCCCTGAGCTTGCTGGAGTCCGACGTCTTGATGCTGACGATGTTGCCGCCCAAGGGCGTGATGCCTTTGAGCTTGCCGTCACTGCCGTCGGTCAGGTAGATTGCGCCTTGGTCCGATGGTAGGACCGCAGTGGGTCGAGTGAAGTCGCCGGTGATGATTGCCTTGTAAGTGCCGGCCGTGTCATACGCTACGATGCGGTCATTCTTCGTGTCAGCCACGTATACAAGGCCGCCTTTGACCGCGATGCCCTCTGGTGAGTGGAAGTGGAGCGAGTCGGAGCCCAGACCGCCGCGCACGAAGACCAAAGTCCCGTTGGATCGGAACTTGCCGATCTTGTGCAGGCCTTTGTCCACCAGCCAGAAGTTGCCGTCGTCGTCCCTGGTCAGGCCCATTGGCTCGGACAGGCCTGAGACCAGCCGTCTGCGACCCTGCCCGCTCTTGTGCAGCTTGTGGACGCGCTTGTTGCGGGCGTCGAGCACGAGGATACTGTCGTTGCCGACTTCAAGGATGGAGGTGACGTAGGCTAGTGAGCCTGAGTCGGTCACCTGGAAGCAGTCGAGCGAGTCGAGGTCATCACTCAGGTGCAGCACGTAGCCCGAGGCAGAGCCGACGTAGACTGACCCTCTGCCCATGCCCGAGCCGCCGCCGCCAGGCCCGCCGACACCGCCCCCACCGGCACCGCTGTTGGAGACGATGACCCAAGTGGTGCACGCGGAAACGTGCCCGGCCGAGTCAGCGCCGGTGAGCCGTACATAGTAGGTCCCATCCGGAATCGATGCCGTGTTCCAGTAGCCGAGATGGACCGCGGGACCCAGGACTTGCTGCGAATCGGGGTAAGCTGGGGTATGTGAAACTGAATCCGGCGAGACGGGCAGCCAGTTGGTCGAATCTACCTCTCTGAAGAGGAGATGGCGCACCTTGAACCAGGTATCGCCGGAAACCTCTACCGGGTCGTATGCCCAGCCGGTGAGTTCCACCGTACCGCACACAAGCTGTCCGGGGCTGGGCAGGCTGATGTGTACGACCGGTGGCGTCGGGTCGAGAATGATGGTGTCGGCATAGGGCGTGGCATTCTCGTTCCCCGCAGAGTCAAGGTAGAGTGCGCGGACAATGTGCCGGCCTGCGCCCGTACCGATGTTCCATTGGGCCAGGGTCTCGAACGGAGCCCACCAGACGTAGCCCGACTCGGGCGCGAACGTGTTCATGGCCACGTTGTCGACCCAGACGCTACCGTTGCCGTTCTCCGCGCTGGCCTCGACCTTCACCATTCCGCCCTTCCACACCCAGACCGAGTCCGAAACCGGTGGCATCAACCGGAACCGCTTCGAGAGGTCGCACCGACCGGTCAGCGACAGCAGATTGCCGGAGAACCCAGCGGAATCGGCGAGTTGCCAGAGTGTGTCGTGCAGGTTGAGAGAATCCACTCGCGTGCACCAATACCAGAACGAAAGCGCGCCGGTTGCGCCGCCATCGTGCACGCGGGCCAGAATGCTTGCCTCCAGCACGCACGAGTCACCGGAATGGGCCGTGATGGACTCAGCCGGCACGAACTGGGTCACCGTCGCAGGCGGTGGTGCGGCCGTCAGCACGGCCATGCGCAGGCTGGTATCGACTTCGCTGTTGTAGAAGCTCCACGAGTTGGCGGTTACGGTGAAGCTGCCATCCTTCACCAGGTTGACCTTGGGCACGTTCATGAATCTCATACCAGAGACCCCCGACGCTGAATCGTGAGCAGTCAGTCGCAGCGTGCAGGTCGAGATGGGCGTGAACCGTGCACCGCCATTGATTTCGACGCTTCCAGTCGGCCCAGTCGTGTCGAAGTACACGAACTGATGTGCACTGTCAGGAACCAGGGCGCTCGTACTCCACGAGTCCTTCGCCTGCACGAAGAACTTGTACCTGGACTGCCCTGACAGGTAGAGCCAACTCGTGTCGTGCGCGACCGCATCGTTCACGCAGAACCAGGCCGTCGTGTCCCCGGCGTACGGCACCGTGTCGGCAGCATGATAGGCCCACTGGACAAGACGCGCCGACTCTGCGGGCACTGACCCGTCGGAATCGGCTTCAAGACTGTGCGTCTCGAACCTGAATAGCGGCAGCGGCTCGTTGTGATGACAGCCACACATTATGCCAATCAACTCCGCGGGCGGTCGCCATACGACCGCGTTCCGGCTATAGCCGTCGTTGTCGTCCATCCCGTGCAACTCGACGTACCCCTGCCGGTAGTTCACGGTCGCGTCAAACAGCGCCGTGCCGCGCCAGCTCCACGGCACCGAACCAACGATAATCGAGATGGAGTCGGAGTTGCCGGGGGCGAGCGGGCGTGGGTCCAGCACGTAAGCTACCGAGTCGCCATTGTGCCGCAGTACGACCAAGGCATATTCGCCGACCACCGGACCTTGGGGCGTCGTGTCGTTGCCGGCATTGTGGAAATAGACGTGCGCCGTTTCCTGGTACCCGATGGCCAGTGTCGATGGCGTCATCCGCAAACTGTCTACAACCAAGTCCGGCCGTTTGATCGTGAATCCCTCTTCCGATACGAACACCGGACGCTCATCGAGCGTCGAGGAAAGCCAGCCGTTGGTCCCCGCTGGTGCCAAAGCCATGTACTGCTGGTTACTGTAATGCAGGATGTCGCCCGTGAGTGTGTCGGTGGTCGCGGGAAGCGAGACGTTGACGCTGCCCTCCCCTTCGCCCGTGTTCTTCCAGCAGACCCAGGTCTTCTTGAGGGAAGTCGGGTTCTCGAACTCGTAGATCCGCACCGAATCGTCCTTCGCGCCGCCCATCATGACGCGCCCGTTGAGCCGCTTGCCGTCAAGGGTGTGAGTCACCTGCTTGAAGGCAAAGTAGCCGGCGTTCGGCTCCATGTTGGAGGCGAACAACCCCCAATCTCCCCAGCCGCACTTGGCACACGACTTCCACCAGCAGATGCGGTTGAAGGTACCACCGGGCAAGCACGCCTCCGCCGGGGTTGATGCACATGCTTGGCCGAGGTTGCGGGCCTCTTGCAGCGAGTCCACATAGCTCGGATTCTTACGGTCGCTAACGCCGAAGCCGAACTCCGAGTTCCACAACTGAGCCGTGTCGTCGTGTGCTCGTATCACGGCACGCAGTGACTCGGCGTCGTCCGCATACTCCGCCGGGTCGAAGAATAGGGTGCGCTGATAGGGATGAACCGACACGACGTTCCAGAACCGGTGACTACTGGACGCTTTGTCATAGAAGGTCCTCAGCCAATCAACGCCGCGCACCAGTTTAAGTCCAGGGCTCGAATCCACCACGCGTCCGAGTTCTCCAATTACGATCCTGTCGGTGTCGTGTCCAGTGTGCGACCGAATCGTCTTCGCCGCCAGCGAGCATAGTTGCACGTAGAGGGCACACCTGTATTGCCAGGTAGTGTCCGATTGGTAGCCGGTATCGGGCGACCGCCACCAACCGGTCCAGCCCGGCCAAGACTTGGAGGGATCGTGCCACGAATCGCAGCCCTCGTTTGGCTCGTTCCAGATGGACCACGTGTGGATGTGGATCCGGACAGAATCAGGTAAGGAATCGACGTGATGAAGCAACGCGTTGAGATACCGCACCCAGAAGTTGGAGCTGGGCCCACTGTCCATGTACAGCGGGGGTGCATACACCGTCGTGTCGACAATCGTGTCGGGGTTGGGGGTGTCGGTACGGACAATCGTATCGATTCGCGAGCTGGCCCACTTGGGCGTCCCGACGAGCACGGCCACCGGTTCGATTCTCGCCGAATCGATGTACTTGACCTCGCTGTCCACATTGTCGAAGTGGAACGTGCCCGCGATCGATTCTATCGTGTCCCAACGGACGTAGAATGTGCCCCAGGTAGCCCCCGAGAGCTTCATGCTGTCAGCCCACTTGCC
The genomic region above belongs to bacterium and contains:
- a CDS encoding FlgD immunoglobulin-like domain containing protein; translated protein: MRQAALVAVLLASGFSIALGISKSYDVVPFGNCVAEIAAVPNGGITQYYRNTLDSLTHISWWCGDTFSGGLFNVVVADSVNPSYPIAHAYNVPARQMWAWMDFPLTKDAQPVRGRTYKVTITNQYHNGGPISFAYDSLNPYKYGSLTVNGTKHDSWDLALRVDGLHDTVSLYPWGATCFLPDSRSDWGKWADSMKLSGATWGTFYVRWDTIESIAGTFHFDNVDSEVKYIDSARIEPVAVLVGTPKWASSRIDTIVRTDTPNPDTIVDTTVYAPPLYMDSGPSSNFWVRYLNALLHHVDSLPDSVRIHIHTWSIWNEPNEGCDSWHDPSKSWPGWTGWWRSPDTGYQSDTTWQYRCALYVQLCSLAAKTIRSHTGHDTDRIVIGELGRVVDSSPGLKLVRGVDWLRTFYDKASSSHRFWNVVSVHPYQRTLFFDPAEYADDAESLRAVIRAHDDTAQLWNSEFGFGVSDRKNPSYVDSLQEARNLGQACASTPAEACLPGGTFNRICWWKSCAKCGWGDWGLFASNMEPNAGYFAFKQVTHTLDGKRLNGRVMMGGAKDDSVRIYEFENPTSLKKTWVCWKNTGEGEGSVNVSLPATTDTLTGDILHYSNQQYMALAPAGTNGWLSSTLDERPVFVSEEGFTIKRPDLVVDSLRMTPSTLAIGYQETAHVYFHNAGNDTTPQGPVVGEYALVVLRHNGDSVAYVLDPRPLAPGNSDSISIIVGSVPWSWRGTALFDATVNYRQGYVELHGMDDNDGYSRNAVVWRPPAELIGIMCGCHHNEPLPLFRFETHSLEADSDGSVPAESARLVQWAYHAADTVPYAGDTTAWFCVNDAVAHDTSWLYLSGQSRYKFFVQAKDSWSTSALVPDSAHQFVYFDTTGPTGSVEINGGARFTPISTCTLRLTAHDSASGVSGMRFMNVPKVNLVKDGSFTVTANSWSFYNSEVDTSLRMAVLTAAPPPATVTQFVPAESITAHSGDSCVLEASILARVHDGGATGALSFWYWCTRVDSLNLHDTLWQLADSAGFSGNLLSLTGRCDLSKRFRLMPPVSDSVWVWKGGMVKVEASAENGNGSVWVDNVAMNTFAPESGYVWWAPFETLAQWNIGTGAGRHIVRALYLDSAGNENATPYADTIILDPTPPVVHISLPSPGQLVCGTVELTGWAYDPVEVSGDTWFKVRHLLFREVDSTNWLPVSPDSVSHTPAYPDSQQVLGPAVHLGYWNTASIPDGTYYVRLTGADSAGHVSACTTWVIVSNSGAGGGGVGGPGGGGSGMGRGSVYVGSASGYVLHLSDDLDSLDCFQVTDSGSLAYVTSILEVGNDSILVLDARNKRVHKLHKSGQGRRRLVSGLSEPMGLTRDDDGNFWLVDKGLHKIGKFRSNGTLVFVRGGLGSDSLHFHSPEGIAVKGGLVYVADTKNDRIVAYDTAGTYKAIITGDFTRPTAVLPSDQGAIYLTDGSDGKLKGITPLGGNIVSIKTSDSSKLRGLVLSENKHSLFSIAPQPNKVYKLRILSDDSAPGGQQSAGKINLPKVLSLAQPFPNPARNRLRVAYALPRATRVSVKLYDISGKLVNTLASGEKKPGYYSIVWNRQDAKGRTCACGVYFCTMTAEDKRFSKKIVLTE